A part of Carcharodon carcharias isolate sCarCar2 chromosome 6, sCarCar2.pri, whole genome shotgun sequence genomic DNA contains:
- the ttr gene encoding transthyretin has product MAVDGDKDHGGSDTKCPVIIKVLNAVNGTAAANLHMQIYRRNEDLSWQQLNTGVTGVNGEVHNLTTEADFVPGLYKVHFNTADYWRNLGYIPFHECVNVVFRVDGSSHQHYALALLLSPFSYSTTGVVKHAH; this is encoded by the exons ATGGCAGTAGATGGAGATAAG GATCATGGCGGCAGTGATACTAAATGCCCTGTTATCATCAAAGTCCTTAATGCTGTCAACGGAACAGCAGCTGCAAACCTCCACATGCAAATATACCGACGAAATGAGGACCTCAGTTGGCAGCAGCTCAACACTGG GGTTACGGGAGTGAATGGCGAAGTCCACAACCTTACAACTGAGGCAGACTTTGTTCCAGGATTGTACAAGGTCCATTTCAATACAGCTGATTACTGGAGGAATCTTGGATACATCCCCTTTCATGAATGTGTCAAC GTGGTTTTCCGTGTTGACGGTTCCAGTCATCAACACTACGCTCTCGCTCTTCTTTTGAGTCCTTTCTCCTATTCCACCACAGGAGTGGTCAAACATGCACATTAG